In the genome of Oncorhynchus clarkii lewisi isolate Uvic-CL-2024 chromosome 4, UVic_Ocla_1.0, whole genome shotgun sequence, one region contains:
- the LOC139407070 gene encoding low-density lipoprotein receptor-related protein 11, translating to MPSNCVNIMALAQHRLIACMLLFCMVTSIHTRSSKISDLKSKISGVEELLGEFRKQLQQDQTYSREEEEVVDVCLGDFNAVEEHIIRARASIEQGATFLSAPDQVYSWKDCLHACCADPHCTVAVVQEDMRQSDDGLNCYLLNCSYRNKNVCSFAAQTGFSTYSRAHNTTGHVTSSSGNVDGNKIRRPEDKPSFEDGTPDMDEPPRSDAGQDVVIQLPTDWAVVDGRDSVDDHGVTRYEWALVKGDQDINMKVTHPGLLKISGLQEGVYTFQMTVTDIAGQKSTDNVTVTVLAPERQAEVCTGSCSRYQFMCDDGCCIDITYACDGKQQCPDRSDEDFCQSFDGNRKSVTHPAGASPHRPVAQPEETEDHSMAQGGPKKTMEEARPPPPQAPQDPQTPQSRERSKAVPPVLPQPSHSEQESPVSQEPCAAPPAVGPCKGIFPRWFYDPVAEECKHFIYGGCKGNHNNFLQQTDCVNECIEKTGTAIKQMTVAPPPTTKHTESVETPKVTMKWPETKLQAESDMFPISKPHSAVGGHPGPESGAILPLVLGLIITALLLLMIGCRLRLVHHKLKKARPLTTEESDYLINGMYL from the exons ATGCCGTCTAACTGCGTAAACATAATGGCTTTGGCTCAGCATCGACTTATTGCGTGTATGCTGCTGTTTTGTATGGTGACTAGCATTCACACCCGGTCCTCTAAAATATCGGACTTGAAATCTAAAATATCAGGGGTGGAAGAGCTCTTAGGAGAATTCCGCAAGCAGCTCCAACAGGACCAGACGTAtagcagggaggaagaggaggtggttgACGTCTGCCTGGGTGACTTCAACGCCGTGGAGGAACATATCATCCGAGCGAGGGCCTCCATAGAGCAGGGGGCCACCTTTCTCTCGGCTCCTGACCAGGTGTACAGTTGGAAAGACTGTCTCCATGCCTGCTGCGCAGACCCCCACTGCACGGTGGCGGTGGTCCAAGAGGACATGAGACAGTCGGACGACGGCCTCAACTGCTATTTGCTCAACTGCAGTTATAGAAATAAAAACGTCTGTTCGTTCGCAGCACAGACAGGGTTCAGCACCTACAGCCGGGCTCACAATACAACAGGGCACGTCACCTCTTCCAGTGGCAATGTAGATGGGAACAAAATCAGGAGACCTGAGGATAAACCTAGTTTTGAAGATGGCACGCCAG ACATGGACGAGCCGCCCCGGAGTGATGCCGGCCAGGATGTGGTCATCCAGCTGCCCACTGACTGGGCCGTAGTGGACGGCCGGGACAGTGTGGACGACCACGGAGTCACTCGTTACGAATGGGCCCTGGTGAAGGGCGACCAAGACATCAACATGAAG GTGACCCATCCAGGGTTACTGAAGATCAGTGGTCTACAGGAGGGTGTCTATACCTTCCAGATGACTGTCACCGACATCGCGGGACAGAAGAGCACCGACAATGTCACTGTGACTGTGCTGGCTCCAGAACGCCAAGCTGAAG TGTGTACAGGTAGCTGCTCCCGCTACCAGTTCATGTGTGACGACGGCTGCTGTATTGACATCACCTACGCCTGCGATGGGAAGCAGCAGTGTCCAGACCGCTCAGACGAGGATTTCTGCCAGAGCT TTGATGGGAACAGGAAGTCGGTGACCCACCCTGCAGGTGCCAGCCCACACAGGCCTGTAGCCCAGCCAGAGGAGACTGAGGACCACTCCATGGCCCAGGGTGGGCCCAAGAAGACCATGGAGGAGGCAAGACCACCTCCACCACAAGCTCCACAAGACCCACAGACCCCACAGTCTCGTGAGAGGAGCAAAGCTGTGCCCCCAGTCCTGCCACAGCCAAGTCACAGTGAACAGGAGAGCCCTGTCAGTCAAG AGCCCTGTGCAGCTCCCCCTGCTGTGGGGCCATGTAAAGGCATCTTCCCACGCTGGTTCTATGACCCTGTAGCTGAAGAGTGCAAGCACTTCATCTACGGAGGCTGCAAGGGCAACCATAACAACTTCCTGCAGCAGACAGACTGTGTCAATGAATGTATAGAAAAAACAG GTACTGCTATCAAGCAAATGACCGTGGCACCTCCCCCCACCACCAAACACACAGAGTCAG TAGAGACCCCTAAAGTGACCATGAAGTGGCCAGAGACCAAACTACAAGCAGAGAGTGACATGTTCCCAATATCCAAACCACACTCAGCAGTGGGAGGACACCCAGGGCCTGAGTCAG GTGCGATCCTGCCGTTGGTTCTGGGACTGATCATCACGGCTCTGTTGCTGCTCATGATTGGCTGTCGTCTGCGGTTGGTCCACCACAAGCTGAAGAAGGCTCGCCCCCTCACCACAGAGGAGTCTGATTATCTCATCAACGGCATGTACCTGTAG